The following proteins are co-located in the Bos indicus isolate NIAB-ARS_2022 breed Sahiwal x Tharparkar chromosome 8, NIAB-ARS_B.indTharparkar_mat_pri_1.0, whole genome shotgun sequence genome:
- the LOC109562529 gene encoding putative serine protease 47, whose protein sequence is MGPHHMAARTDTAALLRHTCVGERTQGPRAEHEEDLDRKSKAPENYRVLLGSTQLYQHTPQTREGSVSQIIMHPDFEKLHPFGSDLAMLQLLFPVNFTSYIIPACLPVPGMKLPSKSSCWITGWGMLNEETPLLEPFHLQEGKVSFVENKFCNMLYGLAKGKNVSVQEDMLCAGDFSTGKSICLGDSGGPLVCDFTSSWVLMGLASWGFDCRHPIYPSIFTNITYFTDWIEEIQRLTPNPEPTSALTPLPKPTSTPPQTQFPHQSLRAALVCAGHSLCASTDLAPVAVPAWFPEASHVVIHQAPQLLLCASGSSLLTGTFPAPHSPSPISSQWSLLGFPVHQLQPPQSKLEKPNKNK, encoded by the exons ATGGGTCCACACCACATGGCAGCGAGGACTGACACTGCCGCTCTCCTGAGGCACACCTGTGTTGGGGAACGGACACAGGGGCCGAGGGCAGAGCATGAGGAGGATCTGGACAG gaaatccaaAGCCCCGGAGAATTACCGGGTTCTGTTAGGAAGCACCCAGCTGTACCAGCACACCCCTCAGACCCGGGAGGGGTCTGTGAGCCAGATTATCATGCACCCAGACTTCGAGAAGTTACATCCCTTTGGGAGTGACCTCGCCATGTTGCAGCTGCTCTTTCCTGTGAACTTCACCTCCTACATcatccctgcctgcctcccagtcCCTGGCATGAAGCTCCCCAGTAAGTCATCCTGCTGGATAACTGGCTGGGGGATGCTCAACGAGGAAA CGCCTCTGCTCGAACCCTTCCATCTCCAGGAGGGTAAGGTGAGCTTCGTTGAGAACAAGTTCTGTAATATGTTATACGGACTTGCGAAAGGCAAGAACGTCTCTGTGCAGGAGGACATGCTGTGTGCTGGGGACTTCTCCACAGGAAAGTCCATCTGCCTA GGCGATTCTGGGGGCCCCCTCGTCTGTGACTTCACCAGTTCCTGGGTTCTGATGGGCCTGGCCAGCTGGGGTTTTGACTGCCGACACCCCATCTACCCCAGCATCTTCACCAACATCACCTACTTCACCGACTGGATTGAAGAGATCCAGAGACTCACACCCAACCCTGAGCCCACGTCTGCTCTTACACCACTCCCTAAGCCCACATCCACTCCTCCACAGACCCAGTTTCCACACCAGTCTCTGCGGGCTGCCCTCGTCTGTGCTGGGCACAGCCTTTGTGCATCCACAGACCTGGCCCCTGTTGCTGTTCCTGCTTGGTTCCCCGAGGCAAGCCATGTGGTGATCCACCAAGCCCCTCAGCTCCTGCTCTGTGCCTCAGGCTCCAGCCTCCTCACTGGAACCTTCCCGGccccccactcccccagcccCATCAGCTCTCAGTGGTCCCttcttggcttccctgtccaccagctGCAACCCCCACAATCCAAGCttgaaaaaccaaataaaaacaaatga